One segment of Actinomyces sp. 432 DNA contains the following:
- a CDS encoding bifunctional folylpolyglutamate synthase/dihydrofolate synthase — protein sequence MSSKQRDRDAHASGQTESHPGAAFGIPAGASGEDVVDAVYGPGGTHSGIDPELLPYLEAADSSEGKSLAQAAEDDAAAERSREQAEAEDLAALRELVAANMVPGGDLERLDALLAEVDADESDDWEDWEPVLPDVAGNGSAEDNPGADAERHRAELTAAARAVEVSARMREVEAEILSRAPEHQVQPSLERVEAVLDILGNPERNYRIVHVAGTNGKTSTARMTERLLAATGMRTGRFTSPHLATIRERIALDGEPISEEGFIAAWEDVAPYVEMADARSQAAGGPRLSFFEVLTVMALAAFADHPVDVAVIETGMGGTWDSTNVVPGDVEVITPIGLDHAAWLGATVEEVAANKAGIIKDGATLVTAAQPESVQAVIAAAAVEHQVIWRRELDPEEDPGAPDAGVLRVVDRTLGVGGQMATFATAAGVYEDVFVPLYGDYQAHNALLALAAAEAVFGGRQLPAKIVEDGFASVTSPGRLEVLRSSPTVIVDAGHNPHGVTALSGAVEEAFGFQHLVAVVGLMGDKDAEGILSVLEPVCDAVVCVPVDSPRAMDAEDLGAVAREVFGADRVVVAPTLVAGVEQAVSLSEGFDAPLTASGVLVVGSVVLAAQARALFGRP from the coding sequence ATGAGCAGCAAGCAGCGCGATCGGGACGCCCACGCCAGCGGTCAGACCGAGTCGCATCCCGGTGCGGCCTTCGGCATTCCCGCCGGTGCCAGTGGCGAAGACGTAGTAGACGCCGTCTACGGGCCCGGCGGCACGCACTCCGGCATCGATCCCGAGCTGCTGCCGTACCTGGAAGCCGCCGACTCGTCCGAGGGCAAGTCCCTGGCCCAGGCCGCCGAGGACGACGCCGCTGCCGAGCGCAGCCGCGAGCAGGCCGAGGCGGAGGACCTGGCGGCCCTGCGCGAGCTCGTCGCCGCCAATATGGTGCCCGGCGGCGACCTGGAGCGCCTGGACGCCCTGCTGGCCGAGGTCGACGCCGATGAATCCGACGACTGGGAGGACTGGGAACCGGTACTGCCCGACGTCGCCGGGAATGGTTCCGCGGAAGACAATCCCGGGGCTGACGCCGAGCGCCACCGCGCCGAGCTGACCGCAGCCGCCCGCGCCGTCGAGGTGTCTGCGCGCATGCGCGAGGTCGAGGCGGAGATCCTCTCCCGCGCTCCCGAGCACCAGGTGCAGCCCTCCCTGGAACGCGTTGAGGCCGTGCTCGACATCCTGGGCAACCCCGAGCGCAACTACCGGATCGTGCACGTGGCGGGCACTAACGGCAAGACCTCCACCGCTCGCATGACTGAGCGCCTGCTGGCCGCCACCGGCATGCGCACCGGGCGCTTCACCAGCCCCCACCTGGCCACCATCCGCGAGCGCATCGCCCTGGACGGTGAGCCCATCAGCGAGGAGGGATTCATCGCCGCCTGGGAGGACGTCGCCCCCTACGTCGAGATGGCAGACGCCCGCTCCCAGGCCGCCGGGGGCCCGCGGCTGAGCTTCTTCGAGGTACTCACGGTGATGGCGCTGGCGGCCTTCGCCGACCATCCCGTGGACGTGGCGGTGATCGAGACCGGCATGGGCGGTACTTGGGACTCCACCAACGTGGTGCCCGGCGACGTGGAGGTCATCACTCCGATCGGGCTCGACCACGCCGCGTGGCTGGGCGCCACGGTTGAGGAGGTCGCCGCCAATAAGGCCGGCATCATCAAGGACGGCGCCACGCTGGTTACCGCCGCGCAGCCGGAGTCGGTGCAGGCGGTAATCGCCGCAGCCGCCGTCGAGCATCAGGTCATATGGCGGCGGGAGCTCGACCCGGAGGAGGATCCCGGGGCCCCCGACGCCGGCGTGCTCCGGGTGGTGGACCGCACCTTGGGCGTTGGCGGGCAGATGGCTACCTTCGCCACCGCCGCGGGCGTGTACGAGGACGTGTTCGTGCCGCTGTACGGCGACTACCAGGCGCATAACGCCTTGCTGGCACTGGCCGCTGCGGAGGCCGTCTTCGGCGGTAGGCAGCTTCCCGCGAAGATCGTTGAGGACGGATTCGCCTCCGTGACCAGCCCCGGCCGCCTGGAGGTGCTGCGCTCCAGCCCGACGGTTATCGTCGACGCCGGCCACAACCCCCACGGCGTTACCGCCCTTTCCGGGGCGGTGGAGGAGGCCTTCGGCTTCCAGCACCTGGTTGCCGTCGTCGGCCTCATGGGGGACAAGGACGCGGAGGGCATTCTGTCGGTACTGGAGCCGGTCTGCGACGCCGTCGTGTGTGTTCCGGTCGACTCTCCACGTGCCATGGATGCTGAGGACTTGGGCGCGGTGGCGCGCGAGGTATTCGGTGCGGACCGGGTGGTGGTGGCGCCCACGCTGGTGGCCGGCGTGGAGCAGGCGGTGAGCCTGTCGGAGGGCTTCGACGCTCCGCTTACCGCCTCGGGCGTGCTCGTGGTCGGTTCCGTGGTGCTGGCCGCGCAGGCGCGCGCCCTGTTCGGCAGGCCCTGA
- a CDS encoding HAD-IIA family hydrolase, which translates to MASPTLPTGAATTAPLPLGEMPPVTAWLSDMDGVLVRENRALPGAQQFLDALERKGMPFLVLTNNSIFTNRDLSARLARSGLTVPEERIWTSANATAAFLTQQSPASTAYVIGEAGLTTALHGAGYVMTDQDPEYVILGETRTYDFNAITRAIRLIEGGAKFIATNPDVNGPSDEGTLPATGAVAAMIQAATGRSPYFVGKPNPVMIRAGLNKIGAHSEAAAMVGDRMDTDIQAGVEAGLRTHLVLSGSTTLEQVEAFPFRPFGIHEGIGELIELVEAER; encoded by the coding sequence ATGGCCTCACCTACGCTTCCCACCGGCGCCGCAACCACCGCTCCGCTGCCGTTGGGTGAAATGCCCCCGGTCACCGCCTGGTTGTCGGATATGGACGGCGTCCTGGTGCGGGAGAACCGCGCCCTGCCCGGCGCGCAGCAGTTCCTGGACGCTCTGGAGCGTAAGGGCATGCCCTTCCTAGTGCTGACCAACAACTCCATCTTCACCAACCGGGACCTGTCCGCCCGGCTGGCCCGCTCCGGGCTCACAGTCCCGGAGGAGCGCATCTGGACCTCCGCCAACGCCACGGCGGCCTTCCTGACCCAGCAGTCCCCGGCCTCCACCGCATACGTGATCGGTGAGGCCGGTCTGACCACGGCGCTGCACGGCGCCGGTTACGTCATGACCGACCAGGACCCGGAGTATGTGATCCTGGGGGAGACCCGCACGTACGACTTCAATGCCATCACCCGCGCCATCCGGCTGATCGAGGGCGGGGCGAAGTTCATCGCCACGAACCCCGACGTCAACGGCCCCTCGGACGAGGGCACACTGCCGGCCACCGGTGCCGTGGCGGCCATGATCCAGGCGGCCACCGGCCGGTCCCCCTACTTCGTCGGCAAGCCGAACCCGGTGATGATCCGGGCCGGGCTGAACAAGATCGGGGCCCACTCCGAGGCGGCCGCCATGGTGGGGGACCGCATGGACACCGACATCCAGGCGGGGGTTGAGGCGGGCCTGCGTACACACCTGGTGCTGTCCGGCTCCACCACGCTGGAGCAGGTCGAGGCCTTCCCCTTCCGCCCCTTCGGCATCCATGAGGGCATCGGCGAGCTCATCGAACTGGTCGAGGCCGAGCGCTGA
- a CDS encoding MBL fold metallo-hydrolase, translating to MTEPLPRQALGFLVVGGPTVAIDIAGVRLVIDPTFDPPTDFGALRKIRGPAVDAQSLADADVVLVSHADHADNLDVAGRAFALAAPRLLTNPGSARRLGAGAEGLAPWESTAVGDGATVTAVPAQHGPADGETDAAGFVNCEVTGFVIQAAGSTIYCTGDNASLELIARVRERFGSIDHAVLNAGRATVPAKFAGRPLSLSAERASAAAQVLGARHVVVAHQTGWEHFTDGPGATLRAFRDAGILDRLDRTPEGEWSLG from the coding sequence ATGACTGAGCCACTGCCGCGCCAAGCTCTCGGCTTCCTGGTGGTCGGCGGTCCCACCGTCGCCATTGACATCGCAGGCGTGCGCCTGGTGATCGATCCCACCTTCGATCCGCCCACCGACTTCGGTGCCCTGCGCAAGATCCGTGGCCCGGCTGTGGACGCACAGTCGCTCGCGGATGCCGACGTGGTGCTGGTCAGCCACGCCGACCATGCGGACAACCTCGACGTCGCCGGACGCGCCTTCGCCCTGGCTGCCCCGCGCCTGCTGACAAACCCAGGCTCGGCCCGCCGGCTCGGGGCTGGCGCCGAGGGCCTGGCCCCGTGGGAGTCGACCGCGGTGGGTGACGGCGCCACGGTCACCGCCGTGCCCGCCCAGCACGGTCCCGCCGACGGCGAGACCGACGCCGCCGGATTTGTCAACTGCGAGGTGACCGGCTTCGTCATCCAGGCCGCCGGCAGCACGATCTATTGCACCGGGGACAATGCCTCCCTGGAGCTGATAGCTCGGGTCAGGGAGCGCTTCGGCAGTATCGACCACGCTGTGCTGAACGCCGGCCGGGCGACCGTGCCCGCCAAGTTCGCGGGGCGGCCCCTGAGCCTGTCCGCCGAGCGGGCTAGCGCAGCCGCGCAGGTGCTGGGGGCGCGGCACGTCGTCGTCGCCCACCAGACTGGCTGGGAGCACTTCACCGATGGGCCCGGCGCCACGCTGCGCGCCTTCCGCGACGCCGGCATCCTGGACCGTCTGGACCGCACCCCCGAGGGGGAGTGGAGCCTCGGTTGA
- a CDS encoding sugar transferase translates to MIQPPVPLASSTPRSGLRRFLLGRRSEPSSQSLPAVATSAAKRAVDITGSALLIVVLAPVWLVVPLLVHRQDGGPALFKQTRVGLEGKDFQMWKFRTMRVNADAELESLLREQNRLDKPLFKVENDPRITRLGGVLRRTSIDELPQLFNVLRGSMSLVGPRPQVPREVAMYDAVAARRLQAKPGMTGLWQVSGRSSLPWEEAIRLDLHYLDNWTLLLDLKILCRTVKVVLAREGSE, encoded by the coding sequence ATGATTCAACCACCCGTTCCCCTGGCTTCATCAACTCCGCGCTCCGGGCTCAGGAGATTCCTGCTCGGGCGGCGCTCTGAACCGTCCTCGCAGTCTCTTCCAGCCGTCGCCACCTCGGCGGCCAAGCGCGCCGTCGACATCACCGGGTCCGCGCTGCTCATCGTGGTGCTGGCGCCGGTGTGGCTCGTAGTGCCCCTGCTAGTGCATCGGCAGGACGGCGGCCCCGCTCTGTTCAAGCAGACCAGGGTGGGACTGGAGGGCAAGGACTTTCAGATGTGGAAGTTCCGGACCATGCGCGTTAATGCCGACGCTGAGCTGGAAAGCCTACTGCGAGAGCAGAACCGGCTCGACAAGCCCTTGTTCAAGGTCGAGAACGACCCGCGTATCACCCGGCTGGGCGGCGTGCTGCGGCGCACCTCCATCGACGAGCTGCCCCAGCTGTTCAATGTTTTGCGGGGGTCTATGAGCCTGGTGGGTCCCCGGCCGCAGGTGCCCAGGGAAGTCGCGATGTACGACGCCGTCGCCGCCCGCCGACTTCAGGCCAAGCCGGGAATGACCGGCCTGTGGCAGGTCAGCGGGCGCTCCTCCCTGCCGTGGGAGGAGGCCATACGTCTCGACCTGCACTATCTGGACAACTGGACGCTGCTGCTGGATCTGAAGATCCTGTGCCGGACCGTCAAGGTGGTGCTGGCGCGGGAGGGGTCGGAGTAG
- a CDS encoding YveK family protein, producing the protein MTLADILVLTRRWAAGLLVAALVGAGAGYALVRLTPVTYAATAIAYVRVEVVGDQNGSSSQYAAEQLAVSQAESLVPVVTSPVVAQAVARSLGIDAPPAALADTFSAKHVEGTHMLEVTARAGSAAEARQVADAAVGQAAVELENLEGAQYPAEVVLMSSAELDDVSHSPSAFRAVAAGAVAVPALVYALLLLAGAMGAARRGAAAGGRTGQEPGTTPADSHHP; encoded by the coding sequence ATGACGTTGGCAGATATTCTCGTACTGACCCGGCGCTGGGCCGCAGGCCTGCTTGTCGCCGCGCTCGTGGGCGCGGGAGCGGGCTACGCCCTGGTGCGGCTCACTCCGGTCACCTACGCGGCCACCGCCATAGCCTATGTGCGCGTTGAGGTCGTCGGCGACCAGAACGGCTCCTCCTCGCAGTACGCGGCCGAGCAGCTGGCCGTAAGCCAGGCGGAGTCACTCGTCCCGGTAGTCACGTCTCCCGTGGTAGCGCAAGCCGTTGCCCGAAGCCTCGGTATTGACGCACCTCCGGCGGCGCTTGCGGACACATTCTCCGCCAAGCACGTGGAGGGCACCCACATGCTGGAGGTCACGGCGCGGGCAGGCTCGGCCGCCGAGGCCAGGCAAGTCGCCGACGCCGCGGTCGGGCAGGCCGCTGTGGAGCTGGAGAACCTTGAGGGGGCGCAGTACCCGGCGGAAGTGGTGCTGATGTCCTCGGCCGAACTGGACGACGTGTCCCACTCGCCATCGGCCTTCCGCGCCGTCGCAGCCGGGGCCGTCGCGGTGCCCGCGCTCGTGTACGCACTACTCCTACTAGCCGGAGCAATGGGGGCCGCACGCCGAGGTGCGGCCGCCGGGGGCCGCACCGGCCAGGAACCCGGCACCACCCCCGCTGACTCCCACCACCCCTGA
- a CDS encoding oligosaccharide flippase family protein: protein MSIRSLLVKLRRPGIKSGTSTDSLLLASVKVVTLASAMVNTMILSHSLSLTAYGTYAQGVLLVAVCSDGTILGMVDAVNYFFNRGGRNASAREYVRTILGLQTVIGLVTAIVLVVARGAIGGYFSNPLLEPLIVLLALRPMLTNMMSMLQVLVVSIGRARAIAVRNLAFSALKLTAVLITALVTSSIAVLFVMLLALDLASVLWFWDCFRRWQYLLLPALPRWLLVRDILAFALPMGVYVMTSSVMRQVGALVIGMYETTERYAVYANASTVLPLDVIPNSFLTVIIPIVTRYLGAGRKDLVRRLFHHYLAVGYLTTVTFCVATMVVAPEVIQVLYGARYLGGLAVFRLYLITTMVRFAGLSLILSAAGRTRTLMAVSLAAVAANIVACPAMYALLGFVGPAVASVGVNLAMTCVLLRLSLKEIDGGFASAFDARTLGRFALTAAAVALAGQGLRAVLHALGVPVLGIAVAVLCAVSAAILLLNRRSLATSLREINAMK from the coding sequence GTGAGTATTCGCTCGCTATTAGTCAAATTGCGCCGTCCGGGGATCAAGTCGGGGACCTCGACGGATTCACTGCTGCTGGCCAGCGTCAAGGTAGTCACGCTCGCCTCCGCCATGGTCAACACGATGATCCTGTCCCACAGCCTGTCCCTGACGGCCTACGGCACCTACGCGCAGGGGGTGCTGCTGGTGGCCGTGTGCTCCGACGGGACAATCCTGGGGATGGTCGACGCCGTCAACTACTTCTTCAACCGGGGCGGCAGGAATGCCTCCGCACGCGAGTACGTGCGCACCATCCTGGGCCTGCAGACGGTCATTGGCCTGGTCACGGCGATTGTCCTGGTGGTGGCGCGGGGCGCGATCGGAGGCTACTTCTCCAACCCGCTGCTGGAGCCGCTGATCGTCCTGCTCGCCCTGCGGCCGATGCTCACCAACATGATGAGCATGCTGCAAGTGCTCGTCGTGTCGATCGGGCGGGCCCGGGCCATCGCCGTGCGCAACCTGGCCTTCTCCGCCCTGAAGCTCACCGCCGTGCTGATCACGGCCCTGGTGACTTCCTCCATTGCGGTGCTGTTCGTCATGCTGCTCGCGCTCGACCTGGCGTCGGTGCTGTGGTTCTGGGACTGCTTCCGGCGCTGGCAGTATCTCCTGCTTCCGGCCCTGCCCCGCTGGCTCCTGGTGCGGGACATCCTCGCATTCGCCCTGCCCATGGGCGTGTACGTGATGACCTCCTCCGTCATGCGGCAGGTCGGGGCCCTCGTGATCGGCATGTATGAGACCACCGAGCGGTACGCGGTCTACGCCAACGCCTCCACGGTGCTACCCCTGGACGTTATCCCCAACTCCTTCCTGACCGTCATCATCCCCATCGTCACCCGTTACCTGGGCGCCGGCCGCAAGGACCTGGTACGACGCCTGTTCCACCACTACCTCGCCGTCGGCTACCTGACGACGGTGACCTTCTGCGTCGCCACCATGGTGGTCGCCCCCGAGGTTATTCAGGTGCTGTACGGTGCGCGCTACCTGGGCGGGCTGGCAGTGTTCCGCCTCTACCTGATCACCACGATGGTCCGCTTCGCCGGCCTGTCGCTCATCCTCAGCGCGGCCGGGCGCACCCGCACACTCATGGCCGTGTCGCTGGCCGCGGTGGCGGCCAATATCGTGGCCTGCCCGGCCATGTACGCGCTGCTCGGCTTCGTCGGGCCGGCGGTGGCCTCCGTCGGCGTCAACCTGGCCATGACCTGCGTGCTGCTGCGGCTCAGCCTGAAGGAGATCGACGGCGGATTCGCCTCTGCCTTTGACGCCCGCACGCTTGGCCGTTTCGCCCTGACCGCCGCCGCCGTCGCCCTGGCCGGGCAGGGGCTGCGGGCGGTCCTGCACGCGCTTGGGGTCCCGGTGCTCGGCATCGCGGTGGCCGTGCTGTGCGCGGTCTCCGCTGCCATCCTCCTGCTGAACCGGCGTTCCCTAGCCACCTCGCTGCGGGAGATCAATGCCATGAAGTGA
- a CDS encoding glycosyltransferase family 4 protein, with amino-acid sequence MRTRKIGVVGRVDPSGALLDGQTVKTRTLYRHLVSHYGAESILTVDTRDYRRRAPQVARELARCLRNCDDVVVLLSAGGRRALFPILAAAARLRGKRIYHSLIGGRLAADVARDGGGRLVKQLNSFAVNWVESRALADRLRELGVINAVYLPNFKDLSIPPSASPVPDDHPVRLCTFSRVTPLKGITNAIQAVCAINADAGEDKAVLDIYGPLDPDYAEEFRRLVNAHPCVRYAGQAAPDQGARILRDYYALLFPTQWPGEGVPGTIIDAMAAGLPVVASRWPYYSEMLQDGVTGLSYDYDQPGQLREALSRFLALPTAEVGAMRRGIHARAANYSSQEVVAQIIRTLDAGAPRLSAERRAPADGMRVLLVIHGLSTGGAETMVLGLARELVAAQIPVRVVSLHGADTDVGERMRQAGIDVVALNKASGPDPRTVLALRRQIREFAPTVVHSHLPVLQYVVPAVRMSGSGARIIHTVHNLATKETRRRGLRRFNHLAFTHGVVPVALTGQVRDSVCREYALEPKAVPIVGNGVDVGHFRCEPRTGRGGPVRLLCVARMVPAKNLSLLLETLAEIVRLGADASLTLVGDGPLRPQLEAQTRDLGLVGRVHFAGLQRDPVAFFRESDIFVLLSDYEGQPMSLIEAMAAGLPAVATPAGGVPDIVVDDANGVLVPPDPQQAATAIHAIWNDPERYVRLSAGAVRTAGEHSVRTMTEKYLELYR; translated from the coding sequence ATGCGCACAAGGAAGATCGGGGTAGTCGGGCGCGTCGACCCCTCCGGCGCGCTACTAGACGGCCAGACCGTCAAGACCCGTACCCTCTACCGCCACCTGGTGTCCCACTACGGTGCTGAGAGCATCCTGACGGTAGATACTCGCGACTATCGCCGCCGTGCTCCCCAGGTCGCCCGGGAGCTGGCGCGGTGCCTGCGAAACTGCGATGACGTCGTCGTGCTCCTGTCTGCCGGCGGCCGACGCGCCCTGTTCCCGATTCTCGCGGCTGCCGCGCGGCTGCGCGGCAAGCGCATTTACCACAGTCTCATCGGAGGCAGGCTTGCCGCTGACGTCGCAAGGGACGGCGGTGGCAGGCTGGTCAAGCAGCTCAACAGCTTCGCCGTTAACTGGGTTGAGAGCCGCGCCCTGGCGGACAGGCTGCGTGAGCTCGGCGTCATCAACGCGGTCTACCTCCCCAACTTCAAGGACCTGAGCATCCCGCCAAGCGCGTCCCCCGTACCGGACGACCACCCGGTGCGGCTGTGCACCTTCAGCCGTGTCACGCCCCTGAAAGGCATTACGAACGCAATCCAGGCGGTCTGCGCCATCAACGCCGACGCCGGCGAGGACAAGGCCGTCCTGGACATCTACGGGCCGCTGGACCCCGACTATGCGGAAGAGTTCCGCAGGCTCGTCAATGCTCATCCGTGCGTCCGCTACGCGGGCCAGGCGGCCCCCGACCAGGGAGCCAGAATTCTGCGCGATTACTACGCACTGCTCTTCCCAACGCAGTGGCCCGGTGAGGGCGTGCCCGGAACCATTATCGACGCCATGGCCGCGGGCCTGCCGGTGGTGGCCAGCAGGTGGCCGTATTACAGCGAAATGCTGCAAGACGGTGTCACCGGGCTGAGCTACGACTACGACCAGCCGGGCCAGTTGCGCGAGGCGCTGAGCCGATTCCTCGCGCTGCCCACGGCCGAGGTGGGAGCCATGCGCCGGGGCATCCACGCCCGCGCCGCCAACTACTCCTCCCAGGAGGTGGTTGCGCAGATCATCCGCACACTCGACGCCGGTGCCCCACGACTCAGCGCCGAACGGCGGGCTCCGGCCGACGGGATGCGGGTGCTACTGGTTATACACGGGCTGAGCACTGGCGGCGCCGAAACCATGGTTCTGGGCCTTGCCCGCGAGCTGGTCGCGGCGCAGATCCCGGTGCGGGTGGTCAGTCTGCACGGGGCGGACACCGACGTGGGAGAGCGCATGCGGCAGGCCGGCATCGACGTCGTCGCCCTCAACAAGGCCTCGGGCCCAGATCCCCGCACGGTCCTAGCGCTGCGGCGGCAGATCCGGGAATTCGCCCCCACGGTCGTGCACTCCCACCTGCCGGTACTTCAGTACGTGGTGCCCGCGGTACGCATGTCCGGCAGTGGAGCCCGCATCATCCACACGGTCCACAACCTGGCCACGAAGGAGACGCGGCGCCGCGGCCTGCGGCGCTTCAACCACCTGGCCTTCACCCACGGGGTGGTGCCGGTCGCACTGACCGGGCAAGTTCGCGACTCGGTGTGCCGCGAGTACGCGCTGGAGCCGAAGGCCGTTCCGATCGTGGGCAACGGCGTCGACGTCGGTCACTTCCGGTGCGAGCCGCGTACCGGGCGCGGAGGCCCGGTGCGGCTGCTGTGCGTGGCACGGATGGTGCCGGCCAAGAACCTGTCCCTGCTGCTGGAGACCCTGGCTGAGATCGTGCGGCTTGGCGCTGATGCCTCGCTCACGCTGGTTGGAGACGGGCCCCTGCGCCCGCAACTGGAGGCGCAGACCCGTGACCTGGGACTGGTCGGCCGCGTCCACTTCGCCGGGCTGCAGCGCGACCCGGTCGCGTTCTTCAGGGAATCCGACATATTCGTGCTGCTGTCGGACTACGAGGGACAGCCGATGAGCCTCATTGAGGCGATGGCGGCCGGCCTGCCGGCCGTGGCGACGCCGGCGGGCGGGGTTCCCGACATCGTCGTCGATGATGCCAACGGGGTCCTGGTGCCACCTGACCCGCAGCAGGCGGCAACGGCCATCCACGCCATCTGGAACGATCCGGAAAGGTATGTCCGGCTCAGCGCCGGCGCGGTACGCACGGCTGGGGAGCACTCGGTCCGCACCATGACGGAGAAGTACCTTGAGCTCTACCGCTGA
- a CDS encoding ATP-grasp fold amidoligase family protein: MTVKDLARNLLPGAAQDILRDAVYRRNCRLEPRQYRQALERWYRLSTGRTCDLDDPHTFTEKAQWLKLYDSTPVKGRLADKFLMREVVAAKIGGEYLVPLLGVWESADDIDFDALPDRYVIKATHGSGWNIVVPDKRRLHEARSRRQLARWLGRRMAMTGGFELHYEYCEPRIVAEQFLQDESGGLRDYKFVAFDGEVQFAITVDGRFTGERMLTFLPDWSKAPFRYNSRYDDGVAEDVLPRPKRLEEMLAITTELSRGFSLARVDFYEVAGRLYVGEVTFTSSNGLPRLAPAAYDAELGSRITLPARQPFRGVML; encoded by the coding sequence GTGACTGTGAAGGACTTGGCCCGGAATCTACTTCCCGGCGCTGCACAAGACATTCTGCGCGACGCCGTCTACCGGCGTAACTGCCGCCTGGAGCCGCGGCAGTACCGGCAGGCCCTTGAGCGTTGGTACCGGCTTTCGACCGGCCGTACCTGCGACCTGGATGATCCGCACACCTTTACGGAAAAGGCGCAGTGGCTGAAGCTGTATGACTCGACGCCCGTCAAGGGGCGGCTGGCGGACAAATTCCTTATGCGAGAAGTCGTCGCAGCCAAAATTGGCGGAGAGTACCTGGTGCCGCTGCTCGGGGTCTGGGAGTCGGCTGACGATATCGACTTCGATGCGCTGCCCGACAGGTACGTGATCAAGGCTACCCACGGTTCCGGCTGGAACATCGTCGTGCCTGATAAGCGGCGGCTGCATGAGGCCCGCTCACGGCGTCAGCTGGCCCGCTGGCTGGGGCGGCGCATGGCCATGACGGGCGGTTTCGAGCTGCACTACGAGTACTGCGAGCCACGTATCGTTGCCGAGCAGTTCCTGCAGGATGAGAGCGGGGGCCTGCGCGACTACAAGTTCGTGGCCTTCGATGGCGAGGTCCAGTTCGCCATTACCGTTGACGGCCGTTTCACCGGCGAGCGCATGCTCACCTTCCTGCCTGACTGGAGCAAGGCTCCGTTCCGCTACAACTCTCGCTACGACGACGGCGTAGCCGAGGACGTGCTGCCCCGCCCGAAGCGCCTGGAGGAGATGCTCGCCATCACCACAGAGCTCTCCCGCGGGTTCTCCCTGGCGCGGGTCGACTTCTATGAGGTCGCCGGCCGCCTCTATGTCGGCGAGGTCACCTTCACCAGTTCCAACGGGTTGCCCCGCTTGGCCCCGGCGGCCTACGACGCGGAGCTGGGCAGCCGCATCACTCTTCCGGCGAGGCAGCCGTTCCGGGGCGTGATGCTGTGA
- a CDS encoding ATP-grasp fold amidoligase family protein, protein MTVKEMTQSLLSGRAEAGLRQRIYRHNCALPLRRYRAELERWYLLSTGHRCNLDDPRTVGEKIQWLKLYDSTPLKGRLADKFLMREWSAQRVGSEYLVPLLGVWERAEQIDFAALPRAFVLKATHGTRWNIVVPDARKLDTVAARRRLAAWLRTRAAMTGGFELHYEYCQPRVVCEPLLRDDSGGLRDYKVMTFNGKVQFIVCVSGRFTPTPSIRTYLPDWSRAPFHYGGDPGPAQSLEKPAGLAQMLEIASAIGGDFALARVDFYEVEGHVYLGEITFTDSNGLTWFAPKRYNVELGDRIVLPDKKPFRGVML, encoded by the coding sequence GTGACTGTCAAGGAAATGACCCAGTCGCTGCTGTCCGGCCGGGCGGAGGCGGGGCTGCGGCAGAGGATCTACCGCCACAACTGCGCTCTGCCGCTGAGGCGTTACCGCGCAGAGCTGGAGCGGTGGTACCTGTTGTCGACCGGGCATCGTTGCAACCTGGACGATCCGCGCACAGTCGGCGAGAAGATCCAGTGGCTGAAGCTGTACGACTCCACGCCGCTGAAGGGGCGGCTGGCGGACAAGTTCCTCATGCGCGAGTGGTCTGCCCAGCGCGTGGGCTCCGAGTACCTCGTCCCGTTGCTGGGGGTGTGGGAACGCGCCGAGCAGATCGACTTCGCCGCCCTGCCACGCGCCTTCGTGCTGAAGGCGACGCACGGCACCCGGTGGAACATCGTGGTGCCGGACGCACGCAAGCTGGATACGGTCGCGGCCAGACGCCGCCTGGCGGCGTGGCTGCGCACCCGTGCCGCCATGACCGGCGGCTTCGAGCTGCACTACGAGTACTGCCAACCACGCGTCGTCTGCGAACCGCTGCTGCGAGACGACAGCGGAGGCCTGCGCGACTACAAGGTGATGACCTTCAACGGCAAGGTGCAGTTCATTGTCTGCGTCTCTGGCCGCTTCACCCCCACGCCGAGCATACGCACCTACCTTCCGGACTGGAGCAGGGCGCCCTTTCATTACGGGGGAGACCCGGGGCCCGCGCAGTCGCTTGAGAAGCCTGCGGGCTTGGCGCAGATGCTTGAGATCGCCAGCGCAATCGGGGGCGACTTCGCCCTGGCACGGGTGGATTTCTACGAGGTGGAGGGGCATGTGTATCTGGGCGAGATTACCTTCACCGATTCTAATGGCCTGACTTGGTTCGCGCCCAAGCGCTACAACGTGGAGCTGGGCGACCGTATCGTGCTGCCTGATAAGAAGCCGTTTCGGGGGGTAATGCTGTAG